In Coregonus clupeaformis isolate EN_2021a chromosome 32, ASM2061545v1, whole genome shotgun sequence, the following are encoded in one genomic region:
- the LOC123482402 gene encoding LOW QUALITY PROTEIN: macrophage-expressed gene 1 protein-like (The sequence of the model RefSeq protein was modified relative to this genomic sequence to represent the inferred CDS: deleted 1 base in 1 codon), with amino-acid sequence MALRAYTLVLSLLHQCVSHPLSPPDNGLRKCRTNLSALALEVLPGGGWDNLRNMDMGRVMNFSYSQCQTTEDGVYLIPDEVFVIPQKLTGVETHSEIISTQLEHHSSTSQSINVDVSFLPVLNAKFSTENQRVKSHQVQDRSVTTRVQVRNFLYTVKAHPDFTLDGRFVRQAEEIADAIENNQTRQAAYLSEKMVLDYGTHVITSIDAGASLVQEDYLSDKYVSTTDKFSVKALAGLNFFYKLKFDIGSEHAQETSDSLSYQGNFTYSIIQSHGGAPFYPGITLQKWQESTKNNLVGIDRAGLPLHYFLNRLTLPDLPEPTVGKLSLFVSEAIHRYYTINTRPGCVNPDSPNFNFQANVEDNSCEGPATNLTFGGVFQQCNISLSQLISIIFNSHSITSLNTLFMTNKA; translated from the exons ATGGCTCTGAGAGCATACACGCTAgttctctctctgctccaccAGTGTGTCTCTCACCCACTCAGCCCTCCTGACAATGGACTTCGCAAGTGCCGCACCAACCTGTCCGCTCTAGCCCTAGAGGTGCTCCCAGGTGGGGGATGGGACAACCTGAGGAACATGGATATGGGACGAGTCATGAACTTTAGCTACTCCCAGTGCCAGACCACGGAGGACGGAGTCTACCTCATCCCAGACGAGGTGTTTGTCATCCCCCAGAAGCTCACCGGTGTCGAGACTCATTCAGAA ATCATCAGTACTCAGCTGGAGCATCACAGTTCCACGTCTCAATCCATCAATGTGGACGTGTCCTTCCTCCCAGTGCTCAATGCTAAGTTCTCCACTGAGAACCAGCGGGTGAAGAGCCACCAGGTCCAAGACAGGTCTGTCACTACTCGTGTGCAG GTGCGCAACTTCCTGTACACTGTAAAGGCTCACCCTGACTTCACTCTGGATGGCCGCTTTGTCCGCCAGGCTGAGGAGATCGCAGACGCAATAGAAAACAACCAGACTCGACAGGCAGCGTATTTATCTGAGAAGATGGTGCTTGACTATGGCACCCATGTGATAACCAGCATCGATGCAGGTGCCTCCTTAGTGCAAGAGGACTATCTCAGTGACAAGTACGTGTCCACGACAGACAAGTTCTCTGTCAAGGCATTGGCAGGTCTAAACTTCTTTTATAAACTCAAGTTTGACATTGGCAGCGAGCATGCACAAGAGACCTCAGACTCACTCAGTTATCAGGGCAACTTCACCTACTCCATTATACAGAGCCATGGTGGGGCACCCTTTTACCCGGGCATCACTCTGCAGAAATGGCAGGAGAGCACCAAGAACAACCTGGTAGGCATTGACCGGGCAGGCCTGCCACTGCACTACTTCCTCAACCGGTTAACCTTGCCTGATCTTCCTGAACCAACAGTTGGCAAACTGTCACTGTTTGTGAGTGAAGCCATACATCGCTACTATACCATCAACACCCGGCCCGGCTGTGTCAACCCAGACTCACCGAACTTCAACTTCCAAGCCAATGTGGAAGACAACTCCTGCGAGGGTCCGGCCACCAACCTCACCTTTGGTGGCGTGTTTCAGCAGTGCAACATCTCACTGAGTCAGTTAATCAGCATTATATTTAATTCCCATTCCATCACATCATTGAATACTTTATTCATGACAAACAAGGCATGA